The following are from one region of the Advenella mimigardefordensis DPN7 genome:
- a CDS encoding pilus assembly protein TadG-related protein: protein MKPRHRSRLDTQHGQALVLGLFLVMLLAVALIYQFGVGQVVGRKARLTHAADAAAYSGALVQARALNMQAYINLTQTAHQVAMAHLVTLGSWSQFAAAQGQQFVTFNPPAHVIGMMFGAQHLAGYAASARALALRDMARTGGQLPRLFAEHDRIVRHVLLAASEAVHQSMQRARDQAITQVLEQNFPQSAVTQTALSSQAGSVAQPATVVPVNYPADRSAPLSWVARNHLEKPYTVRYQPTAGDRRFLEDVVALYDFLDARDHVRRNSWMVQYQCPHLRHELRRRGRTVLDSNGNWQSTDTQSYHALRSNQYIGCYYREYPMGWGWIPGRANMPGADMPYSENAPDHFGEIDFWRWVTQATGWNIFSGSDNPLANSRAVSGKPQWEGGGLVPYYDVRDVYRYRPLGFTITVKQHFTDQPTLVVTASAETFFEPASDKRRYRSEQPGMWHPFWQAHLISNPHKKED from the coding sequence GTGAAACCTCGGCACCGCAGCAGGCTTGATACTCAGCATGGCCAGGCGCTGGTGCTTGGGCTATTTCTGGTCATGCTACTGGCCGTTGCACTTATCTATCAATTCGGTGTCGGTCAGGTTGTCGGGCGCAAGGCACGGCTGACGCACGCTGCCGATGCTGCTGCCTATTCTGGTGCGTTGGTACAGGCGCGGGCGCTGAATATGCAGGCCTATATCAATCTTACGCAAACGGCGCACCAGGTGGCAATGGCTCATCTGGTGACACTCGGCTCATGGAGCCAGTTTGCGGCAGCACAGGGTCAGCAGTTTGTCACTTTCAATCCGCCGGCGCATGTGATCGGTATGATGTTCGGTGCGCAGCATCTGGCCGGGTACGCCGCGTCTGCCCGTGCTTTGGCGCTGCGCGACATGGCCCGCACAGGAGGGCAATTACCCCGGCTGTTTGCGGAACATGACCGGATCGTCCGGCATGTGCTGCTGGCGGCTTCTGAAGCCGTCCACCAAAGCATGCAACGTGCCCGGGATCAGGCGATCACGCAGGTGCTGGAACAGAATTTTCCGCAAAGTGCTGTTACGCAGACAGCGTTATCGTCCCAGGCTGGATCTGTTGCCCAGCCGGCAACGGTCGTGCCCGTCAATTATCCGGCGGATCGGTCTGCGCCATTATCATGGGTTGCCCGAAACCACCTGGAAAAGCCTTACACCGTACGCTATCAGCCAACGGCAGGCGATCGACGGTTTCTTGAGGACGTGGTGGCACTTTATGACTTTCTGGACGCGCGCGATCATGTGCGGCGTAACAGCTGGATGGTGCAGTATCAATGTCCGCATCTGCGCCACGAGTTGCGGCGACGTGGCCGGACCGTGCTCGATAGCAACGGCAACTGGCAATCAACAGATACCCAGTCCTATCACGCGCTCAGAAGCAATCAGTATATTGGCTGCTATTACCGTGAATATCCTATGGGATGGGGCTGGATTCCAGGTCGTGCAAATATGCCGGGTGCGGATATGCCTTATTCAGAAAACGCGCCTGATCATTTTGGCGAGATCGATTTCTGGCGCTGGGTTACGCAGGCTACCGGCTGGAATATTTTTTCAGGCAGCGACAACCCGCTGGCCAATTCACGGGCGGTGTCTGGCAAGCCGCAATGGGAAGGGGGCGGACTGGTTCCTTATTACGATGTGCGGGATGTGTACCGCTATCGCCCTCTGGGATTCACGATTACTGTAAAGCAGCACTTTACCGATCAGCCCACGCTTGTGGTAACGGCATCGGCAGAGACGTTCTTTGAACCGGCCAGCGACAAGCGGCGGTATCGCAGCGAACAGCCGGGCATGTGGCATCCATTCTGGCAGGCGCACCTTATTTCGAATCCGCACAAGAAGGAGGACTGA